The following coding sequences lie in one Montipora foliosa isolate CH-2021 chromosome 11, ASM3666993v2, whole genome shotgun sequence genomic window:
- the LOC137975881 gene encoding orexin receptor type 2-like isoform X2 translates to MRGVTNLLLFNMALSDLLSTVFFVPWAIAKEISPMSWPLGDFMCRAPPVISSVSVSVSVYSMLALAVERYQAVVSPFNFRASRDSHRRAFLLMIGIWLVGCAIATPQAVVITTLEIPPVTYCLEDWSGSGGEDGNRAYIVVIFVVLFAIPLVVICGSYSVIMRKLWQPDNFMATQSKSQDIRFEEQGSPNKLKIHGANMKRKTTYMLITVIVVFIICMLPFQILVLVAHFRLDLVRSKAFFISAKVAVVLATCSMASNPFIYSFFSEKFRRAFADVFKCRCDDDGQLESTQRKSSVVLLSSTTLPK, encoded by the exons ATGCGCGGTGTCACAAACCTGTTGCTTTTCAACATGGCTCTGTCGGACTTACTATCCACCGTGTTTTTCGTACCCTGGGCTATTGCCAAGGAGATCTCTCCTATGTCTTGGCCCCTAGGAGATTTCATGTGTCGAGCACCGCCTGTGATTTCATCAGTGTCGGTGTCAGTGTCTGTTTACTCGATGCTAGCATTGGCGGTAGAAAG ATATCAAGCAGTTGTGAGCCCTTTCAATTTCCGTGCCTCCAGGGATTCCCACCGGAGAGCATTCCTCTTGATGATTGGAATTTGGTTGGTAGGCTGTGCTATTGCAACTCCGCAGGCGGTGGTGATAACCACTCTAGAAATCCCACCCGTTACCTACTGTTTGGAAGACTGGAGCGGAAGCGGTGGTGAAGATGGAAATCGTGCCTATATTGTTGtcatttttgtggttttgttCGCTATCCCATTGGTTGTAATCTGCGGAAGTTATTCTGTTATTATGCGAAAACTTTGGCAGCCTGACAATTTTATGGCCACTCAAAGTAAGTCACAGGACATCCGTTTCGAAGAGCAAGGGTCACCAAATAAGCTTAAGATTCACGGAGCAAACATGAAGCGAAAGACAACCTATATGCTCATTACTGTTATAGTTGTATTCATAATATGTATGCTACCGTTTCAAATATTGGTTCTTGTAGCTCACTTTCGCCTAGATTTGGTCCGTTCAAAGGCGTTCTTTATCTCGGCAAAAGTAGCAGTGGTGCTTGCCACTTGCTCCATGGCCTCCAATCCTTTCATCTACAGCTTTTTCAGTGAGAAGTTTCGCAGGGCGTTTGCTGACGTGTTCAAATGTCGATGTGACGATGACGGTCAGTTGGAGAGCACTCAGAGAAAATCTTCAGTAGTATTGCTGAGCTCAACAACATTgccaaaataa
- the LOC137977168 gene encoding uncharacterized protein has product MRWRDKKKVKPVIVDSAEEEAFEDEEVYDEDYTPSIDPEEDEDETDEKPQQSSTDEKENVKPQEERKFIVFEKNLLSLFASCPICAGPAEAHITKVIGTMVKINQWCADEKSCQFSQMWFSQPFVKRQMPCGNLLLSASILNSGYSTAKSLRMLKLMNVATISERTFYLNAVVIQQWKKHQQDLIGGFLEKNDGLILAGDGRCDSPGYSAKFGSFTLIEQRINTVVDFQLVQSNEVRNSTWMEHEGLVRAVQVLTNSGLSIAELITDRHKQNTAWIKRNLPNTIHYFDIWHVSKGLCKKIDKLAKKKDYDEVGEWRQSISNHMYWCAASTPDGNGQVMQEKWKMLPL; this is encoded by the exons ATGCGTTGGCGAGAtaaaaaaaaggtcaaaccCGTAATTGTTGACAGTGCTGAGGAGGAGGCATTTGAGGATGAAGAAGTTTATGACGAGGATTATACACCTTCTATAGACCCGGAGGAAGATGAGGATGAGACCGACGAAAAACCTCAACA GTCCTCAAcggatgaaaaagaaaatgtgaaACCACAAGAGGAGAGGAAATTCATTGTGTTTGAGAAAAACTTGTTGAGCTTGTTTGCTTCCTGTCCAATATGTGCAGGTCCTGCAGAAGCGCATATCACCAAAGTTATCGGCACAATGGTTAAAATCAACCAGTGGTGCGCCGACGAGAAGTCGTGCCAGTTTTCTCAAATGTGGTTCAGCCAGCCATTTGTTAAACGACAAATGCCTTGTGGTAACTTACTGTTGTCAGCCTCCATTTTAAATTCGG GATATAGTACAGCTAAGAGCCTAAGAATGCTGAAGCTAATGAATGTGGCTACCATTTCTGAGCGTACCTTCTATCTCAATGCAGTTGTTATACAGCAGTGGAAAAAGCATCAACAAGATCTGATTGGTGGATTCCTTGAGAAAAACGATGGGTTGATACTGGCTGGTGATGGGCGGTGTGACTCCCCAGGGTACTCTGCCAAGTTTGGCTCCTTCACACTGATTGAACAGAGGATCAACACAGTAGTAGATTTTCAGCTAGTTCAG AGTAATGAGGTTAGAAATAGTACCTGGATGGAGCATGAAGGATTGGTGAGGGCAGTACAGGTACTTACCAACTCAGGACTGAGTATTGCTGAATTAATCACAGACAGGCACAAGCAGAACACCGCCTGGATTAAACGCAATCTTCCCAATACAATCCATTACTTTGACATATGGCATGTGTCTAAAG GCTTGTGCAAAAAGATTGACAAGCTTGCCAAGAAAAAGGACTATGACGAGGTTGGTGAATGGCGCCAGTCAATTTCCAATCACATGTATTGGTGTGCAGCATCAACACCTGATGGAAATGGCCAAGTCATgcaagaaaaatggaaaatgctACCATTGTAG
- the LOC137975881 gene encoding orexin receptor type 2-like isoform X1, which yields MSSKNGSSSLNGTKMSVPFSDNVPLSSLDKVIPLSVVLGVLFLVSVIGNALVCIVIIKRKDMRGVTNLLLFNMALSDLLSTVFFVPWAIAKEISPMSWPLGDFMCRAPPVISSVSVSVSVYSMLALAVERYQAVVSPFNFRASRDSHRRAFLLMIGIWLVGCAIATPQAVVITTLEIPPVTYCLEDWSGSGGEDGNRAYIVVIFVVLFAIPLVVICGSYSVIMRKLWQPDNFMATQSKSQDIRFEEQGSPNKLKIHGANMKRKTTYMLITVIVVFIICMLPFQILVLVAHFRLDLVRSKAFFISAKVAVVLATCSMASNPFIYSFFSEKFRRAFADVFKCRCDDDGQLESTQRKSSVVLLSSTTLPK from the exons ATGTCGAGTAAAAACGGCTCGAGTTCGTTGAACGGAACGAAAATGTCAGTGCCTTTCAGTGATAATGTTCCTCTTTCTTCTTTGGATAAAGTCATCCCACTCTCTGTTGTCCTTGGCGTACTATTTCTCGTCTCCGTGATAG GTAATGCACTAGTCTGTATCGTCATCATCAAGAGAAAAGACATGCGCGGTGTCACAAACCTGTTGCTTTTCAACATGGCTCTGTCGGACTTACTATCCACCGTGTTTTTCGTACCCTGGGCTATTGCCAAGGAGATCTCTCCTATGTCTTGGCCCCTAGGAGATTTCATGTGTCGAGCACCGCCTGTGATTTCATCAGTGTCGGTGTCAGTGTCTGTTTACTCGATGCTAGCATTGGCGGTAGAAAG ATATCAAGCAGTTGTGAGCCCTTTCAATTTCCGTGCCTCCAGGGATTCCCACCGGAGAGCATTCCTCTTGATGATTGGAATTTGGTTGGTAGGCTGTGCTATTGCAACTCCGCAGGCGGTGGTGATAACCACTCTAGAAATCCCACCCGTTACCTACTGTTTGGAAGACTGGAGCGGAAGCGGTGGTGAAGATGGAAATCGTGCCTATATTGTTGtcatttttgtggttttgttCGCTATCCCATTGGTTGTAATCTGCGGAAGTTATTCTGTTATTATGCGAAAACTTTGGCAGCCTGACAATTTTATGGCCACTCAAAGTAAGTCACAGGACATCCGTTTCGAAGAGCAAGGGTCACCAAATAAGCTTAAGATTCACGGAGCAAACATGAAGCGAAAGACAACCTATATGCTCATTACTGTTATAGTTGTATTCATAATATGTATGCTACCGTTTCAAATATTGGTTCTTGTAGCTCACTTTCGCCTAGATTTGGTCCGTTCAAAGGCGTTCTTTATCTCGGCAAAAGTAGCAGTGGTGCTTGCCACTTGCTCCATGGCCTCCAATCCTTTCATCTACAGCTTTTTCAGTGAGAAGTTTCGCAGGGCGTTTGCTGACGTGTTCAAATGTCGATGTGACGATGACGGTCAGTTGGAGAGCACTCAGAGAAAATCTTCAGTAGTATTGCTGAGCTCAACAACATTgccaaaataa
- the LOC137977169 gene encoding uncharacterized protein translates to MRSPLGPLMANTFMCSIEEELESENKLPSFYNRFVDDTLAAVKDIATATAILTTINKAHPAISFTMEVANNNKLPFIGMELFKIGKQQKTCVYRKTTNKGLLLHDQSHVDARYKRSLLITMLNRAHCLSSSSDLFAEECDNLKGIFLRTANVLKLKYPENLINSTITRFIESRNQPQVGDVQANAPVRNIPPFEDQRSADVVRRQLSDLEKKINSDLRPVFTSKKIADDIKVAEAKPPLINEPCVVYKFKCDVCDADYVGYACRHLFQRIEEHTHSAIGNHLRDAHNQKNKDLQEQFTILKKCRGKFECLVYEMLFIQEKKPQLNTQSDSINAKLFST, encoded by the exons ATGAGGTCACCCCTAGGGCCACTCATGGCGAACACATTTATGTGTTCGATCGAGGAGGAACTAGAAAGCGAGAATAAGTTACCTTCTTTTTATAATAGATTCGTGGATGACACCTTAGCCGCGGTAAAAGATATTGCAACTGCTACGGCTATCTTGACAACAATAAACAAAGCACACCCGGCAATCAGCTTCACGATGGAAGttgcaaacaacaacaaactacCTTTCATCGGAATGGAACTCTTTAAGATTGGGAAACAGCAGAAAACATGTGTCTacaggaaaacaacaaataaaggcCTACTTCTCCACGATCAAAGCCATGTTGATGCCCGTTACAAACGATCCCTTCTAATAACCATGTTGAACCGAGCCCACTGTCTATCATCCTCATCTGATCTATTTGCTGAAGAATGTGACAACTTGAAAGGGATCTTCTTAAGGAC cgcgaatgTCCTTAAACTGAAGTACCCAGAGAATCTTATTAATTCCACAATAACTAGATTCATTGAGTCGCGAAATCAACCGCAAGTTGGCGATGTTCAAGCAAATGCGCCCGTTCGAAATATTCCGCCGTTCGAGGATCAAAGATCAGCCGACGTTGTACGAAGACAGCTGTCCGAtcttgaaaagaaaataaacagcGATCTGCGCCCAGTGTTTACGAGCAAGAAAATTGCCGACGACATCAAAGTAGCAGAGGCCAAACCACCGTTAATAAATGAACCATGCGTTGtctataaattcaaatgtgatGTGTGTGATGCGGATTATGTTGGCTATGCTTGCCGACACCTTTTCCAACGCATTGAGGAACACACGCACTCTGCTATTGGAAATCACCTGCGAGACGCCCACAATCAGAAGAACAAAGATCTTCAGGAACAATTtaccattcttaagaaatgccgGGGGAAATTTGAATGCTTAGTttacgaaatgctttttatccaagaaaagaaacctcAGCTGAACACTCAATCTGACTCAATCAATGCAAAACTATTTAGTACCTAA